Genomic DNA from Methanosarcina sp. MTP4:
CTCACTCGACCTTCTGCTGATTGGAGGAAACCGGCCGGGTGGAGGTTTCATCGGTGGTGTGCTCTGTGCATGCGGAATCGCGCTCATCTACGTAGCATATGGGTACGAAGATATCAAAAAAATCTGGAACCCGGACTGGCATACCTGGTTCGGCTACGGCTTGCTTTTTGCAAGCATAACGGCCATTTCCCCCTTACTTGCAGGTCACAACTATTTCAGAAGTGCGTTTGAGTTATCCCCGCTGATAGTGGGAGGTTTCCACCTGGGTGAGCTCGAACTGGTCTCATCGATGTTCTTTGACCTTGGTGTATACTTTGTTGTGATTGGTGGACTACTGTTTATCGTAACGCAAGTAGGTATGGACAAAGGAAAAGACCCGGAGGGTGGAAAATGAATAATGTTATGCTTTCGCTAACCATCTCTCTGCTCTTTGGAATCGGGACTTTCCTGATCCTCAGACGAGAAATGATGAAAGTCATTATCGGTTTCGGGATCGTTTCCCATGCCATAAACCTCTATATTGTTGCAAGCGGGGTTTTCAGTGAAGGTACCCTCGTACCGATCCTGGAACACCATCAAGCGGTTGAGGGCCTTGGTCAGGGACTGATCGTAGCTG
This window encodes:
- a CDS encoding monovalent cation/H+ antiporter subunit B, with product MTTIITKTIAKICLMVDMLYSLDLLLIGGNRPGGGFIGGVLCACGIALIYVAYGYEDIKKIWNPDWHTWFGYGLLFASITAISPLLAGHNYFRSAFELSPLIVGGFHLGELELVSSMFFDLGVYFVVIGGLLFIVTQVGMDKGKDPEGGK
- a CDS encoding NADH-quinone oxidoreductase subunit K, whose translation is MNNVMLSLTISLLFGIGTFLILRREMMKVIIGFGIVSHAINLYIVASGVFSEGTLVPILEHHQAVEGLGQGLIVADDVAAGVIGPITTNPFTEFVDPLVQALVLTAIVIGLATTAFILTLAYRIYEEYGTTDVQELRRLWG